The following coding sequences lie in one Mycoplasma tauri genomic window:
- a CDS encoding AAA family ATPase: protein MKNLANELRPKTLNDIIGQKQTIKLLKKVAEKKIHTSFIFFGESGTGKTSTSVSLANDIGLKYDYFNASINSKNELIKLLNENEILIIDEIHRLNKDKQDILLSYLEFDKIIVYATTTENPYFRINPALRSRMQILQFTKLSEEEMFEGIKYNLTKHFNNIDMDETTIKSFVKLSNGDYRSCLNNLQMLVLMNKNKKITIEDIKLIVPNVTFYSDANSSSHYNNLSAFHKSLRGSDIDAAFYYGAIIMKNGDYQGLFRRLIACAYEDVGFAEPLLPTRVQNALNAVETLGFPEARLPLYYAIASVALAPKSNSIYKAIMNIESFVDAGNIYEVPKKLRDGHYSSATKLGDSIGYKYPHDFPYSWVKQTYLPKEISDKEFFELSQNDIEKIKKYFLTIKEWNKDKEK from the coding sequence ATGAAAAATCTTGCAAATGAATTAAGACCTAAAACTTTGAATGATATTATTGGACAAAAGCAAACTATTAAATTATTAAAAAAAGTTGCAGAAAAGAAAATACACACAAGTTTTATATTTTTTGGTGAATCTGGAACTGGCAAAACATCAACCTCTGTATCATTAGCAAATGATATTGGTTTAAAATATGATTATTTTAATGCGTCTATTAATAGTAAAAATGAACTAATTAAATTATTAAACGAGAATGAGATATTAATAATTGATGAAATTCATAGACTTAATAAAGACAAGCAAGATATATTACTTTCATATTTAGAATTTGACAAAATAATTGTTTATGCAACAACTACTGAAAACCCTTATTTTAGGATAAATCCTGCATTAAGAAGCAGGATGCAAATATTACAATTTACTAAACTTAGTGAAGAAGAAATGTTTGAAGGTATTAAATACAATTTAACAAAACATTTTAACAATATTGATATGGATGAAACTACAATAAAATCTTTTGTTAAATTATCAAATGGCGACTATAGATCTTGCTTGAACAACTTACAAATGTTAGTTTTAATGAACAAAAACAAAAAGATAACAATTGAAGATATAAAATTAATTGTTCCTAATGTGACTTTTTATAGTGATGCAAACTCGTCTTCCCATTATAACAACCTATCAGCTTTTCATAAATCTTTGAGAGGTTCTGATATTGATGCTGCATTTTATTATGGGGCAATTATTATGAAAAATGGCGATTATCAAGGTCTTTTTAGAAGACTTATAGCTTGCGCATATGAAGATGTGGGATTCGCAGAACCGCTTTTACCCACTAGGGTTCAAAATGCTTTAAATGCTGTTGAAACACTAGGGTTTCCAGAAGCCAGATTACCTTTATATTATGCAATTGCTTCTGTTGCGTTGGCGCCAAAAAGCAATTCTATTTATAAGGCTATTATGAATATTGAGAGTTTTGTGGACGCAGGAAATATTTATGAAGTTCCAAAAAAATTAAGGGATGGGCATTATTCTTCAGCAACAAAACTAGGAGATTCTATAGGATATAAGTATCCTCATGATTTTCCATATAGTTGAGTAAAACAGACTTATTTGCCAAAGGAAATATCCGATAAAGAATTTTTTGAATTATCACAAAATGATATTGAAAAGATTAAAAAATATTTTTTAACTATTAAAGAATGAAATAAAGATAAGGAGAAATAA
- a CDS encoding uracil-DNA glycosylase yields MKNKFKNFLDNESKKDYFIELFKKIANERKTNNVFPDDNLIFESLNYCEPEDIKLIILGQDPYYTKGYADGLAFSSAIDKCPKSLSNIIKELKKDYPMSIINTYSLKSWAKNGVLLLNTILTVNENKPKSHANFGWEIFVKNLLSFILKVNKKAIFGIWGNEALKVVKNIVDSERIIYLSHPSPFSYDKGRNSFKDSSFFKKVNEKLENDPINFDIRKE; encoded by the coding sequence ATGAAAAATAAATTTAAAAATTTTCTTGATAATGAGTCAAAAAAAGACTATTTTATAGAGTTATTTAAAAAAATAGCAAATGAAAGAAAAACAAATAATGTCTTTCCTGATGATAATTTAATTTTTGAGTCATTAAATTATTGTGAACCTGAAGATATTAAGTTGATTATTTTAGGACAGGATCCTTATTACACTAAAGGATATGCAGATGGTCTAGCATTTAGTTCAGCTATTGATAAATGTCCAAAAAGTTTATCTAACATAATTAAAGAACTTAAAAAAGATTATCCAATGTCAATCATAAATACTTATAGTTTAAAATCATGAGCAAAAAATGGCGTTTTACTTTTAAATACAATTTTGACAGTTAATGAAAATAAACCAAAGAGTCATGCAAACTTCGGGTGAGAAATTTTTGTCAAAAACTTACTAAGTTTCATTTTGAAAGTTAACAAAAAAGCTATTTTTGGTATATGAGGTAATGAAGCTTTAAAAGTAGTTAAGAATATTGTTGACTCAGAAAGAATTATTTATTTATCACATCCATCTCCATTTTCATATGATAAAGGTCGCAATAGTTTCAAAGATTCAAGTTTTTTTAAGAAAGTTAATGAAAAATTAGAAAATGATCCAATTAATTTTGATATTAGAAAGGAATAA
- a CDS encoding lipoate--protein ligase: MKIFVIKTNEPYETLAYENIIMNDKDITGDVLVLYQHRKSIIIGNNQNAFEEINREYVKENDILVQRRKSGGGAVYHDIDNLNFSFISDKSSNNSYQKFLRPILNFLTSLGLQTEFHGRNDILANGCKISGNAQYISGDRIVSHGTLLFDVDMTNLAKALNPNKIKFESKGIKSVRARVANINDLLENKMTVDEFRNALVDYFVKNENSTLEEIPYAKYEKQFKEVSELFKSDKWNYDRAANFTYSNVEKFPGGLIKVYGEIKDARIVNLIFTGDFLSKKDVREIEPLFKSVRYNEESILEILDKIDIESYFGTITKEELIKIILG; this comes from the coding sequence ATGAAAATATTTGTAATTAAAACTAACGAACCATATGAAACATTAGCATATGAAAATATTATTATGAATGATAAAGATATAACTGGAGATGTTCTTGTTTTATATCAACACAGAAAGTCAATTATTATTGGAAACAATCAAAATGCCTTTGAAGAAATAAATAGGGAATATGTAAAAGAAAATGATATTTTAGTCCAAAGAAGAAAATCTGGTGGGGGAGCAGTTTACCATGACATTGATAATTTAAATTTTAGTTTTATTTCTGATAAATCAAGCAACAATAGTTATCAAAAATTTTTGAGACCAATTTTGAATTTTTTAACTTCTTTAGGCCTTCAAACGGAATTTCACGGACGCAATGACATTTTGGCAAATGGTTGCAAAATAAGTGGTAATGCACAATATATATCTGGAGATAGAATAGTATCTCATGGAACATTATTGTTTGATGTAGATATGACAAATTTAGCGAAAGCTCTTAACCCAAACAAAATTAAATTCGAATCAAAAGGCATAAAGTCCGTTAGAGCTAGAGTAGCAAATATTAATGATCTTTTAGAGAACAAAATGACAGTTGACGAGTTTAGAAATGCGCTCGTTGATTATTTTGTGAAGAATGAAAATTCTACATTAGAAGAAATACCATATGCTAAGTATGAAAAACAATTCAAGGAAGTAAGCGAATTATTTAAATCTGATAAATGAAACTATGATAGAGCAGCTAATTTCACATATTCAAATGTTGAAAAATTCCCCGGCGGTTTAATTAAGGTGTATGGTGAAATCAAAGATGCTAGAATTGTTAATCTAATTTTCACAGGTGATTTTCTAAGTAAAAAAGATGTTAGAGAAATTGAACCATTGTTCAAATCAGTTCGTTATAATGAGGAATCTATTTTAGAAATTCTTGATAAAATTGATATCGAATCATATTTTGGAACAATAACTAAAGAAGAATTAATTAAAATTATTCTTGGTTAA
- the ylqF gene encoding ribosome biogenesis GTPase YlqF yields the protein MLKNNKDTQLINWYPGHMAKAMKEIKQNAVLADIFIIVLDARCPISSYNEDFDQIAPQKPRLFIITKSDLMDLSKKQLIEKRFGNSNLLWLDLRKTNNRKIILNKIKKLSASKVERDKAKGLINSKIKTFVLGIPNAGKSTLINLMLNKKSLKVANFPGVTREKKWTSVDNFFFMDTPGILLPKLNDQYAATKLAMIGSIETKIFEPKMLFSNFLSVMVDYYPEKISQEFNIDIEYLQNLDDAKIYNILTKIADLKGFKKKNKPDFDRTYTFFINWIKNLKNVTFD from the coding sequence ATGCTGAAAAATAATAAAGACACACAGCTTATTAATTGATATCCTGGCCACATGGCAAAAGCTATGAAGGAAATCAAACAAAACGCTGTTTTAGCAGATATTTTTATAATCGTTCTTGATGCTAGATGCCCAATAAGTAGTTATAACGAAGATTTTGATCAAATTGCCCCACAAAAACCAAGACTTTTTATTATTACAAAAAGTGACCTAATGGACTTATCAAAAAAGCAATTAATTGAAAAAAGATTTGGTAACTCAAATCTATTATGATTAGATTTAAGAAAAACAAATAATAGAAAGATAATTTTAAATAAAATCAAAAAATTATCAGCTTCAAAAGTTGAAAGAGATAAAGCTAAAGGATTAATTAACTCTAAAATTAAAACATTTGTGCTTGGAATACCAAATGCTGGTAAAAGCACTTTAATAAATTTGATGCTTAATAAAAAAAGTTTAAAGGTCGCTAATTTCCCTGGTGTTACTAGAGAAAAAAAATGAACCTCTGTTGATAATTTTTTCTTTATGGATACCCCTGGAATATTATTACCAAAATTAAATGATCAATATGCAGCCACAAAATTGGCTATGATTGGTTCAATTGAAACAAAAATATTTGAACCCAAGATGCTTTTTTCTAATTTTCTTTCTGTTATGGTTGATTATTACCCAGAAAAAATTTCTCAAGAGTTTAATATTGACATTGAATATTTACAAAATTTAGATGATGCAAAGATTTACAATATTTTGACTAAAATAGCTGATTTAAAAGGTTTTAAGAAAAAAAATAAACCTGATTTTGATAGAACTTATACTTTCTTTATAAATTGAATAAAAAATTTAAAAAATGTCACATTTGACTAA
- the lgt gene encoding prolipoprotein diacylglyceryl transferase yields MNNIMVNSGVWIPESPVLANQAHTLFHIGSLPVHTYSLTMMFGMIASILTCLIFWKRARYDINILLMLIFLTIPSAIFGARLWLLVENAIYSPNYDWSSWYKIWEGGLSIQGGVALAVIVDLIYAYTKRDKIDIRKACDIIIPTILIGQVIGRWGNYANHEVYGRIDWSGTGSLIFGKNFASNMFIKDSIGTGYRYPLFLYEGIANLIGYMILVWIINLFGLLKPGANAPLYFVWYGVVRMSMEPLRQEKYSIYLVAAILFLIGGFLGFIFFQFLNPVHYLREWRKYRFIYQYAHPEQYIAWIEKTRFKTKKSKPITKVIT; encoded by the coding sequence ATGAATAATATAATGGTTAATTCAGGAGTTTGAATACCTGAATCACCTGTGCTTGCAAATCAAGCACACACGCTCTTTCATATTGGTTCTCTACCAGTTCACACTTATTCATTAACAATGATGTTTGGTATGATTGCTTCAATATTAACTTGTTTAATTTTTTGAAAAAGAGCAAGATATGATATTAACATACTTCTAATGTTAATTTTTCTAACTATTCCATCAGCCATTTTTGGCGCTCGTTTATGATTGCTTGTTGAAAATGCAATATATAGTCCCAATTATGATTGGTCAAGTTGGTACAAAATCTGAGAGGGTGGTTTAAGTATTCAAGGCGGTGTAGCCTTAGCTGTTATTGTCGATTTAATATATGCATACACAAAAAGAGACAAAATTGATATTAGAAAAGCTTGCGACATAATTATTCCAACTATTTTAATTGGACAAGTTATCGGTCGTTGAGGAAACTATGCAAACCATGAAGTTTACGGCAGAATTGATTGAAGTGGAACTGGTTCATTAATTTTTGGTAAAAATTTTGCTTCAAACATGTTCATAAAAGATAGTATTGGCACTGGATATAGATATCCTCTCTTCCTATATGAGGGAATAGCAAACCTAATTGGATACATGATTCTTGTATGAATTATAAATCTATTTGGTTTACTTAAACCTGGTGCAAACGCTCCTTTATACTTCGTATGATATGGAGTTGTTCGTATGTCAATGGAGCCCTTAAGACAAGAAAAGTATTCAATTTATTTAGTTGCAGCAATTCTGTTCCTAATAGGCGGTTTCTTAGGCTTTATTTTCTTCCAATTCTTAAATCCTGTACACTACTTAAGAGAGTGGAGAAAATATAGATTTATTTATCAATATGCTCACCCAGAACAATACATTGCATGAATAGAAAAAACAAGATTTAAAACTAAAAAATCAAAACCAATTACAAAGGTAATTACTTAA
- the pheS gene encoding phenylalanine--tRNA ligase subunit alpha, which translates to MDSNNIKWEEIKTFEQYKKLKNMLSSPESEIEKLKAKIKTSSPQERKEIGIKISELKNFYNLKFAEIEKRIEDEKNNEIINNEFVDVTKPIKQFGSLHPITIVEQRLRDWFTQNGYYETIGGEIIDNEYNFNRLNIPDDHPARAMHDSLYINKELLLRTHNTGITAYELEINANKNINIFAIGKVYRNDEDDATHSHQFTQLDFVSVGTSISFPNLIWTLKSLLSYVLEEEIEVRLRPSYFPFTEPSVEVDINYKGKWMEVLGAGMLHPVVMKKAGYDDKKFNGFAAGIGIERLVMIKYGIRDIRHLYKNDLRALLQFKNEK; encoded by the coding sequence ATGGATAGCAATAATATAAAATGAGAAGAAATTAAGACATTTGAACAATATAAAAAGCTTAAAAATATGCTTTCATCTCCAGAAAGTGAAATAGAAAAACTTAAGGCAAAAATTAAGACATCTAGTCCACAAGAGAGAAAAGAAATAGGGATAAAAATAAGTGAATTAAAGAATTTTTATAATTTAAAATTTGCTGAAATAGAAAAAAGAATCGAAGATGAAAAAAATAATGAAATTATAAACAATGAATTTGTTGATGTTACTAAACCGATTAAGCAGTTCGGTTCATTGCACCCAATTACAATTGTCGAACAAAGACTTAGAGATTGATTTACTCAGAATGGTTATTACGAAACAATAGGCGGAGAAATTATTGATAATGAATACAATTTTAATCGCTTAAATATTCCTGATGATCACCCTGCTAGAGCAATGCACGACTCATTATATATTAATAAAGAGTTATTGCTTAGAACTCATAATACTGGTATAACAGCTTATGAATTAGAAATTAATGCCAATAAGAATATAAACATTTTTGCTATTGGGAAAGTTTATCGTAATGATGAAGATGATGCTACTCATTCGCATCAATTTACACAATTAGATTTTGTTAGTGTTGGAACTAGTATAAGTTTTCCTAATTTAATTTGAACCTTAAAATCATTGCTTTCTTATGTCTTGGAAGAAGAAATTGAAGTTCGTTTACGTCCTAGTTATTTTCCTTTTACTGAACCTAGTGTTGAAGTTGACATTAATTACAAAGGAAAATGGATGGAAGTTCTTGGTGCAGGCATGCTTCATCCTGTTGTTATGAAAAAAGCTGGCTATGATGATAAAAAATTTAATGGTTTTGCAGCTGGCATAGGTATCGAAAGACTTGTGATGATTAAGTATGGAATTAGGGATATTAGACATCTATACAAGAATGATTTAAGGGCTCTGCTTCAATTTAAAAATGAAAAATAA
- the hprK gene encoding HPr(Ser) kinase/phosphatase, whose amino-acid sequence MSNKTINVSEVIRKFDIQLVNKNENIEYRTIKYPAIHRLGLEISGISKNKRYSGNVVCWGTKESIYFKSLTKKKFRETLRRILSVKPPMVILSKGVLSMHHNTILEVCNEFKIPLYIADKSTSKITSTIGTYLSDFYSEETQVHGCLLSIHGIGVLIIGKSGSGKSEATHELIQRGHLFVADDAVLVKHIGANFFGYAPYVTKDLLEMRGTGLINILQTYGIKSIMRGTVINLCVELVENANIEYNKLDRLGDRIMYYPILGGKIQKVQVPVKVGASVSSLIEAAVIAYLSKREGFNALSLLTERQLKISKMKGDINE is encoded by the coding sequence ATGAGTAATAAAACTATTAATGTTTCAGAAGTTATAAGAAAATTTGATATTCAATTAGTAAACAAAAATGAAAATATTGAGTATCGAACTATTAAATATCCAGCTATTCATAGACTTGGTTTAGAAATCTCAGGAATATCAAAAAACAAACGCTACTCTGGCAACGTTGTTTGTTGAGGAACTAAAGAATCGATTTATTTTAAATCTCTTACAAAAAAGAAATTTAGAGAAACTTTAAGAAGAATTTTATCAGTTAAACCTCCAATGGTTATTTTGTCAAAAGGTGTTTTGAGCATGCATCATAATACAATTTTAGAAGTATGTAATGAATTTAAAATTCCTCTTTACATAGCTGATAAAAGTACCTCAAAAATCACTTCCACAATTGGCACATATTTAAGTGATTTTTACTCAGAAGAAACACAAGTTCATGGATGCTTGTTATCAATACATGGAATTGGTGTTCTTATTATTGGTAAATCTGGTTCAGGTAAATCGGAAGCTACTCATGAACTTATTCAAAGAGGACATTTATTTGTTGCTGATGATGCTGTTCTTGTCAAACATATCGGAGCCAATTTCTTTGGTTATGCACCATATGTTACAAAAGATTTACTTGAAATGCGCGGAACTGGTTTAATTAACATTTTGCAAACTTATGGAATTAAATCAATAATGCGCGGAACGGTGATAAATCTTTGTGTTGAATTAGTTGAAAATGCAAATATTGAATATAATAAGTTAGATCGTCTTGGAGATAGAATTATGTACTATCCAATTCTTGGTGGCAAGATACAAAAGGTCCAAGTCCCTGTTAAAGTTGGCGCTTCTGTATCATCATTAATTGAAGCTGCAGTTATTGCTTACTTATCAAAAAGAGAAGGATTTAATGCTTTAAGCTTGTTAACTGAACGTCAACTAAAAATATCTAAAATGAAAGGAGATATCAATGAATAA
- a CDS encoding TrmH family RNA methyltransferase: MKTIISSVNNEKIKFLKKVKSGKEKEYFLIEGYHLVEEAIKANLVKEIYEINYKKVIYEKSIIITENVLNSITSTKTPEGIVALCIKKDSLIRPINKVVFLDDVQDPGNVGTIIRSSLAFGFDTIISNVNFYNEKIVRSSQGAIFKVNLINYKNPVEIINEYKKKGYKTYATVLDQEAVEFKKVIFENNNIIVILGNEGKGIRQEILNISDKKIYIPIDFESLNVAVAAGIILCKIYNK; the protein is encoded by the coding sequence ATGAAAACAATAATATCTAGCGTCAATAATGAAAAAATTAAATTTTTAAAGAAAGTTAAATCTGGAAAAGAGAAAGAGTATTTTTTAATAGAAGGTTATCATTTAGTTGAGGAAGCAATAAAAGCAAATTTAGTTAAAGAAATTTATGAAATTAACTATAAAAAAGTAATATATGAAAAATCAATAATAATTACAGAAAATGTTTTAAACAGCATAACATCTACAAAAACTCCTGAAGGAATTGTTGCACTATGTATCAAAAAAGATTCATTGATTAGACCAATTAATAAAGTTGTTTTTTTAGATGATGTGCAAGATCCTGGAAATGTAGGAACTATAATTAGAAGCTCACTAGCTTTTGGTTTTGACACAATTATTTCAAATGTTAATTTTTACAATGAAAAAATAGTTAGATCAAGCCAAGGAGCAATATTTAAAGTAAATTTAATTAATTATAAAAATCCGGTTGAAATTATTAATGAATACAAGAAAAAAGGATACAAAACATATGCAACTGTGTTAGATCAAGAAGCAGTTGAATTCAAAAAAGTAATTTTTGAAAATAACAATATTATAGTTATTTTAGGAAACGAAGGCAAAGGTATAAGGCAAGAAATTTTAAACATTAGTGATAAAAAAATATATATACCTATAGATTTCGAAAGTTTAAATGTAGCTGTAGCAGCAGGTATAATTTTATGTAAAATTTATAACAAATAA
- a CDS encoding glycosyltransferase family 2 protein — protein MTKLKISVLIPCHNIEKLSYFSLKSVVKNKYPNLEIIVLNDYSTDNTLKILHDWAQKDKRIKVYDLQDYNQHVGLGFNRDFLIQKATGDYFVFIDDDDKMSPKTIEEFVNSLDKDYDIVSSKAVYCFEIAKNIRVPLPNFPYFKNYDVDDPKDFFLHNPLFAWGRLIKKEYYLNICEKYNIRFSEHDYEDIRMTYLLFLSNPKHKFLNKKLFTYQMRKNSLSSRIIDWKERIDKVYNAYSQTFLHIIKFNLLENEYQLLELKNLFIICIYLTYYGLNKMVKHDQIKEFIKYCSFKIKKFKNTYKIDEKAKNKLSGISKIIYQNALRKYK, from the coding sequence ATGACTAAATTAAAAATAAGTGTTTTAATTCCATGCCATAATATTGAAAAATTAAGTTATTTTTCATTAAAAAGTGTTGTAAAAAACAAATATCCTAATTTAGAAATAATTGTTTTGAATGATTATTCCACAGATAACACTTTAAAAATTTTGCACGATTGAGCTCAAAAAGATAAAAGAATAAAAGTGTATGATTTGCAAGACTATAATCAACACGTTGGTCTGGGATTTAATAGAGATTTTTTAATTCAGAAGGCTACTGGCGATTATTTTGTTTTTATAGATGATGATGACAAAATGAGTCCAAAGACAATTGAAGAATTTGTTAATTCACTTGATAAAGATTATGATATAGTTTCTTCAAAAGCTGTGTATTGTTTTGAAATTGCAAAAAACATAAGAGTTCCGCTTCCTAATTTTCCCTATTTTAAAAATTATGATGTTGATGATCCAAAAGATTTTTTCTTACACAATCCTTTATTTGCGTGAGGCAGATTAATTAAAAAAGAATACTATTTAAATATTTGTGAGAAATATAATATTCGCTTTAGTGAGCATGATTATGAAGATATAAGAATGACATATCTTTTGTTTCTGTCTAACCCAAAACACAAATTTTTAAATAAAAAGTTGTTCACTTATCAAATGAGAAAAAATTCATTATCAAGCAGAATTATTGATTGAAAAGAGAGAATTGATAAAGTGTATAATGCATATTCACAAACATTTTTACACATTATTAAATTTAATTTACTAGAAAATGAATATCAACTGCTTGAACTTAAAAATTTATTTATTATTTGTATTTATTTAACATATTATGGATTAAATAAAATGGTTAAACATGATCAAATAAAAGAGTTTATAAAATATTGTTCATTTAAAATTAAAAAATTCAAGAATACTTATAAAATAGACGAAAAAGCAAAAAATAAGTTATCTGGAATTTCAAAAATTATTTATCAAAATGCATTAAGAAAATATAAATAA
- a CDS encoding MAG0865 family DivIVA-related protein, with the protein MNLEIKDRIKNIKFSRELNGYSVPEVNEFLNNIYDYILELEKNNDILNDEIRKTISRHQNEITELQNENILLKNSKRYAEK; encoded by the coding sequence ATGAATTTGGAAATTAAAGATAGAATAAAGAACATTAAATTTTCGCGAGAGCTAAATGGCTATTCAGTGCCAGAAGTCAATGAATTTTTAAATAATATCTATGATTACATATTGGAATTAGAAAAAAACAATGATATTTTAAATGATGAAATTAGAAAAACTATTTCAAGACATCAAAACGAAATAACAGAACTTCAAAACGAAAATATTTTGTTAAAAAATTCAAAAAGATATGCTGAAAAATAA
- a CDS encoding tRNA (cytidine(34)-2'-O)-methyltransferase → MLNIVLYQPEIPPNTANIIRTCYALGAKLHIIKPISFDLDPKHMARAAANRLLSDIQHEVHSSYDDFYKKYGDKKIYYLTRYGQKIYTEISYYNDYKIDKEIWVMFGRESTGIDKRILQNNIDRCLRIPMVSAMRSINLANTVAIVGYEIMRQLNFLDLSKFEVQKGKDFLKEWKQ, encoded by the coding sequence ATGCTTAACATAGTTTTATACCAACCAGAAATACCACCTAACACAGCTAATATAATTAGGACTTGTTATGCTCTAGGAGCAAAACTTCATATTATAAAACCTATTTCATTTGACTTAGATCCTAAACACATGGCTAGGGCTGCTGCTAATAGACTTCTTAGTGATATTCAACATGAAGTTCACTCATCATATGATGACTTTTATAAAAAATATGGTGACAAAAAAATATATTATCTAACAAGATATGGGCAGAAAATTTATACTGAAATTTCTTACTATAATGACTATAAAATAGATAAAGAAATATGAGTTATGTTTGGAAGAGAATCAACAGGAATTGATAAGAGAATACTCCAAAATAATATTGATAGATGCTTAAGAATACCTATGGTTAGCGCCATGCGCAGTATTAATTTAGCCAACACAGTAGCTATTGTTGGCTATGAAATAATGAGACAACTCAACTTTTTAGATTTATCAAAATTTGAAGTTCAAAAAGGAAAAGATTTTCTTAAAGAATGAAAACAATAA